A section of the Candidatus Bathyarchaeota archaeon genome encodes:
- a CDS encoding FAD-dependent oxidoreductase, translating to MMNFDIVIIGAGPAGLQSAIYAARSKTRVVVLGRVKKSSLADAHIENYCCLDETQNGLDFLKTGTEQTRKFGAQIFEEDALKIEKKDGKYLVKTESGSELIAKALIMAAGVRKNRLGIKGEREFLGKGVSFCVECDVNFFKGKKVAVIGNGSAAASGALLLLAYGNQVYLICDELNVDDRLAGQIKASGVEVLKGVKAKEIKGKNKVEGLLLENGKSLNVEGVFIELGSKGTVELLGKLGIELDDFGFIKTNKKQETNVVGIYAAGDVCGPPFQVAKSVGEGCVAGLNATQYVRNLK from the coding sequence ATGATGAACTTTGACATAGTAATAATTGGCGCAGGACCAGCAGGTCTACAGTCAGCTATTTACGCAGCCCGAAGTAAGACTAGGGTCGTTGTTTTAGGAAGAGTCAAGAAGAGTTCTCTAGCAGACGCTCATATAGAGAATTACTGCTGTCTGGATGAAACTCAAAATGGACTGGATTTTCTAAAAACTGGTACCGAACAGACCAGAAAATTCGGTGCGCAAATCTTTGAGGAGGATGCTCTCAAGATTGAGAAGAAAGATGGTAAATATCTTGTAAAAACCGAGAGTGGAAGTGAGCTCATAGCAAAGGCTTTGATAATGGCCGCAGGTGTAAGAAAGAACAGATTAGGCATCAAAGGGGAGAGGGAGTTCCTAGGAAAAGGAGTCAGCTTTTGTGTTGAATGTGATGTAAATTTCTTTAAAGGCAAAAAGGTGGCTGTCATCGGAAATGGAAGTGCAGCTGCTAGTGGTGCCTTACTCCTTTTGGCCTATGGAAATCAAGTCTATCTAATCTGCGATGAATTGAATGTTGATGACCGTTTGGCGGGACAGATAAAAGCATCAGGTGTTGAGGTGCTCAAAGGCGTTAAAGCCAAGGAGATAAAGGGCAAAAATAAGGTAGAAGGACTCTTGCTTGAGAACGGGAAGAGCCTCAATGTAGAGGGTGTTTTCATAGAACTTGGTTCAAAGGGAACCGTCGAATTACTAGGAAAGCTAGGAATAGAACTCGATGATTTTGGATTTATTAAAACAAACAAAAAACAAGAGACAAATGTAGTTGGAATATATGCTGCTGGAGATGTTTGTGGTCCACCATTTCAAGTGGCAAAATCAGTAGGAGAAGGGTGTGTAGCCGGTTTGAATGCAACACAATATGTTAGAAATCTTAAATGA